The following proteins are co-located in the Puniceicoccus vermicola genome:
- the glgA gene encoding glycogen synthase GlgA, producing the protein MKILMVAPEVAPFVKEGGLADVVGALPKALAAAGHDVRIVCPRHGSLTIEENWARRPEILYVPTGDGTQFASLWETEINHGAKVPLYFIEYGEYFSRGEIYHGPWGAHGDNDRRFAFFARAALETCHLLDWIPDVVHCHDWTTGLVPIYLNTLYNSGPWQGTSSVYTIHNLEHQGNFSPEVLNYTQLPSWVYQEAGLESLGRMNWMKGAIYHANKITTVSPTYSFEIRSPSGGFGLDHALRFKGADLVGILNGIDLDAWNPATDPQLPENYSVENLAGKDRVKADLQREFGLEVNPHIPLFGVVSRLFHQKGLDLLASVVERIADSGRMQLVVLGSGEQWQEDSFSQAAWRHPNCVGTYIGFSEALAHRIIAGSDFFIMPSRFEPCGLGQQYAMRYGTIPVVRRTGGLADTVIPVGQENSNGFLFDDPHPHDLLGRIFEAITLWEHAPDEVHRLRINGMTRDASWDRSAAEYSQVYEWAVAARRGG; encoded by the coding sequence ATGAAGATATTGATGGTTGCACCCGAAGTCGCTCCCTTCGTCAAAGAAGGTGGGTTGGCTGATGTAGTCGGGGCATTGCCCAAAGCGCTGGCGGCGGCCGGACACGATGTTCGGATTGTTTGTCCCCGCCACGGAAGTCTCACGATCGAGGAAAATTGGGCGCGGCGTCCCGAAATTCTCTACGTTCCGACGGGAGATGGTACGCAGTTCGCTTCGCTTTGGGAGACTGAGATCAATCATGGGGCGAAGGTTCCTCTCTATTTTATTGAGTATGGGGAGTACTTCTCCCGCGGGGAAATATATCATGGTCCTTGGGGGGCTCATGGTGATAATGACCGTCGGTTTGCTTTCTTTGCGCGGGCCGCATTGGAGACCTGTCACTTGCTCGACTGGATTCCAGATGTGGTCCATTGCCACGATTGGACCACGGGGCTGGTTCCGATCTATTTAAACACTCTCTACAATAGTGGACCGTGGCAGGGGACTTCCTCCGTTTACACGATTCACAACCTCGAGCACCAAGGGAATTTTTCGCCTGAGGTTCTCAATTACACTCAGTTGCCGAGCTGGGTTTATCAAGAAGCAGGGCTCGAATCCTTGGGGCGAATGAATTGGATGAAGGGAGCGATCTATCATGCAAATAAGATCACAACCGTCAGTCCGACTTATTCTTTCGAGATCCGTAGCCCTAGTGGTGGTTTTGGTTTGGATCACGCATTGCGTTTCAAGGGAGCTGACCTGGTCGGGATCTTAAATGGGATCGATCTCGACGCCTGGAATCCGGCGACCGACCCCCAGCTGCCCGAAAACTATTCAGTAGAAAATCTCGCTGGGAAAGATCGTGTGAAGGCCGATTTGCAACGCGAATTTGGTCTTGAGGTGAACCCTCATATACCTCTTTTCGGAGTCGTATCCCGACTTTTTCACCAGAAGGGACTCGATCTGCTTGCCTCTGTGGTGGAGAGAATCGCGGATAGTGGCCGAATGCAATTGGTAGTTCTCGGCTCCGGGGAGCAATGGCAAGAAGACAGTTTCTCGCAAGCCGCTTGGCGTCATCCGAATTGTGTAGGGACCTACATTGGATTCAGCGAAGCACTTGCGCATCGGATTATTGCGGGATCTGATTTCTTTATCATGCCAAGCCGTTTCGAGCCGTGTGGGCTGGGGCAACAGTATGCAATGCGATACGGGACGATTCCGGTTGTTCGCCGAACAGGAGGGTTAGCGGACACGGTCATCCCGGTGGGACAGGAAAATTCGAATGGCTTTCTTTTCGATGATCCGCATCCGCATGACCTTTTAGGAAGGATATTTGAGGCCATCACTCTTTGGGAGCATGCGCCCGATGAAGTTCACCGACTCCGGATCAACGGGATGACCCGAGACGCTTCTTGGGATCGTTCCGCGGCAGAATACTCACAAGTCTACGAATGGGCGGTCGCGGCACGGCGGGGTGGTTGA